A section of the Etheostoma cragini isolate CJK2018 chromosome 12, CSU_Ecrag_1.0, whole genome shotgun sequence genome encodes:
- the LOC117953974 gene encoding myosin-7-like, with the protein MGDAAMREFGPAAPFLRKSDKERLEAQTRIFDIKKECFVPDPEVEFVKASIISRDGDKVTAETEFGKTVTVKECDVHPQNPPKFDKIEDMAMFTFLHEPAVLFNLKERYAAWMIYTYSGLFCVTVNPYKWLPVYNQEVVVAYRGKKRSEAPPHIFSISDNAYQYMLSDRENQSILITGESGAGKTVNTKRVIQYFASIAAAPNVKKDQAAEKKGTLEDQIIQANPALEAFGNAKTIRNDNSSRFGKFIRIHFDNRGKLASADIETYLLEKSRVTYQLKAERDYHIFYQILSQAKPELLEMLLITNNPYDYAFISQGETTVASINDSEELMATDLDTKQPRQYFIGVLDIAGFEIFDFNTFEQLCINFTNEKLQQFFNHHMFVLEQEEYKKEGIEWTFIDFGMDLQACIDLIEKPMGIMSILEEECMFPKASDTTFKTKLYDNHLGKSANFQKPRVIKGRPEAHFSLVHYAGTVDYNINNWLVKNKDPLNETVVGLYQKSNLKLLSVLFANYAGSEAVAEGGKGGKGGGSKKKGSSFQTVSALHRENLNKLMTNLRSTHPHFVRCIIPNETKTPGAMENPLVMHQLRCNGVLEGIRICRKGFPNRILYGDFKQRYRILNPNAIPEGQFIDNKKASEKLLGSLDLDHNQYKLGHTKVFFKAGLLGLLEEMRDDRLSLIITRIQARSRGVLARIEFQKIVERRDALLVIQWNIRAFMGVKNWPWMKMFFKIKPLLRSAETEKEMANMKEEFGKLKEAYAKSEARRKELEEKTVTLLQEKNDLQLQVQSEQDNLCDAEERCEGLIKNKIQLEAKAKELTERLEDEEEMNAELTAKKRKLEDECSELKKDIDDLELTLAKVEKEKHATENKVKNLVEEMAALDEIIAKLTKEKKALQEAHQQTLDDLQSEEDKVNTLTKAKTKLEQQVDDLEGSLEQEKKVRMDLERAKRKLEGDLKLALESVMDLENDKQQLEERLKKKDFEISQLNGKIEDEQAMSAQLQKKLKELQARIEELEEELEAERAARAKVEKQRADLARELEEISERLEEAGGATSAQIEMNKKREADFLKLRRDLEEATLQHEATAATLRKKQADSVADLGEQIDNLQRVKQKLEKEKSELRLELDDVVSNMENIVKAKNNLEKMCRSLEDQMNEYKTKAEEGQRTINDFTMQKAKLQTENGEFVRRLEEKDSLVSQLTRGKQSYTQQIEDLKRQLEEEVKAKNALAHAVQSARHDCDLLREQYEEEQEAKGELQRNMSKANSEVAQWRTKYETDAIQRTEELEEAKKKLAQRLQDAEEAVEAVNAKCSSLEKTKHRLQNEIEDLMVDVERSNAAAAVLDKKQRNFDKVLAEWKQKYEESQTELESSQKEARSLSTELFKLKNSYEESLEHLETMKRENKNLQDEISDLTEQIGENGKSIHELEKIRKQLEQEKSDIQTALEEAEASLEHEEGKILRAQLEFNQIKADLDRKLAEKDEEMEQAKRNQQRIVDTLQSSLDAETRSRNEALRLKKKMEGDLNEMEIQLSQANRQAAEAQKQLKSVNAHLKDLQLQLDDALRANDDLKENNAIVERRNNLLQAEVEELRSALEQTERGRKLAEQELLDVSERVQLLHSQNTSLINHKKKLEADTSQLQAEVEDAVQECRNVEEKAKKAITDAAMMAEELKKEQDTSAHLERMKKNMEQTIKDLQHRLDEAEQIAMKGGKKQVQKLEARVRELENEVESEQKKASDAVKGVKKYERRIKELSYQTEEDRKNLARLQDLVDKLQLKVKSYKKASEDAEEQSNSYLTKFRKLQHEFDEAEERADIAESQVNKLRAKTRDVGSKRGLEE; encoded by the exons ATGGGTGACGCTGCCATGAGAGAGTTTGGACCGGCTGCTCCTTTTCTAAGAAAGTCAGACAAGGAGCGTTTGGAAGCCCAGACTCGTATATTTGACATAAAGAAGGAGTGCTTTGTTCCTGACCCAGAGGTTGAGTTTGTCAAAGCTTCCATCATCAGTCGGGATGGTGACAAAGTCACCGCTGAAACGGAGTTTGGAAAG aCTGTGACAGTGAAGGAGTGTGACGTACACCCTCAAAACCCGCCAAAGTTTGATAAAATTGAAGACATGGCGATGTTCACCTTCCTCCATGAGCCTGCTGTGCTGTTTAACCTCAAAGAGCGTTATGCAGCATGGATGATCTAT ACCTACTCTGGGCTCTTCTGTGTGACTGTCAACCCATACAAGTGGCTGCCAGTCTACAACCAAGAGGTGGTTGTTGCCTATAGAGGAAAGAAGAGGTCTGAAGCTCCTCCTCATATCTTCTCCATCTCTGACAATGCCTACCAGTACATGCTGTCAG ACCGAGAAAACCAGTCAATCCTTATCAC TGGAGAATCCGGTGCTGGAAAGACTGTCAACACCAAGCGTGTCATTCAGTACTTTGCCAGCATCGCTGCTGCTCCGAATGTGAAGAAAGATCAGGCTGCTGAAAAGAAA gGTACGCTGGAGGATCAAATCATCCAGGCTAACCCTGCTTTGGAGGCCTTCGGGAATGCCAAGACCATCAGGAATGACAACTCCTCTAGATTT GGTAAATTTATACGCATTCATTTTGATAACCGTGGGAAGCTGGCATCTGCTGATATTGAAACTT ACCTTTTGGAAAAGTCTCGTGTGACCTATCAATTAAAAGCTGAGAGGGACTACCACATTTTCTACCAGATCCTGTCTCAGGCAAAGCCTGAACTTCTGG AAATGTTGCTTATCACCAACAACCCTTACGACTACGCCTTCATCTCCCaaggagagacaacagtagcCTCTATCAATGATTCTGAAGAGCTGATGGCCACTGAT CTCGACACCAAGCAGCCTCGCCAGTATTTCATTGGTGTACTGGACATTGCTGGATTTGAGATCTTTGAT TTCAACACCTTTGAGCAGCTGTGCATCAACTTCACCAATGAAAAACTGCAACAGTTTTTCAACCACCACATGTTTGTGCTGGAGCAGGAAGAGTACAAGAAAGAGGGCATTGAATGGACTTTTATAGATTTTGGTATGGATTTGCAAGCCTGCATTGACCTGATTGAAAAG CCCATGGGTATCATGTCCATCCTTGAAGAGGAGTGCATGTTCCCCAAAGCCTCTGATACCACCTTTAAAACTAAGCTCTATGACAACCATCTGGGGAAATCTGCCAACTTCCAGAAGCCCAGAGTTATCAAAGGGAGACCAGAGGCCCATTTCTCCCTGGTTCACTATGCTGGAACTGTTGATTATAATATCAACAACTGGCTGGTGAAGAACAAAGATCCTCTGAATGAGACCGTTGTAGGACTCTACCAGAAGTCTAATCTCAAGCTGCTATCTGTCCTCTTTGCAAATTATGCTGGATCAGAAGCAG TAGCTGAAGGTGGAAAGGGCGGCAAAGGAGGAGGAAGCAAAAAGAAGGGTTCATCCTTCCAAACAGTGTCTGCCTTGCACAGG GAGAACCTGAACAAGCTGATGACTAACCTGAGGTCAACTCACCCTCACTTTGTTCGCTGCATCATCCCCAATGAGACCAAGACTCCTGGGGCCATGGAGAACCCTCTGGTGATGCACCAGCTGCGCTGTAACGGTGTACTGGAAGGCATCAGAATCTGCAGAAAGGGCTTCCCCAACAGGATCCTCTATGGAGATTTCAAACAGAG ATACCGCATTTTGAACCCAAATGCTATTCCTGAGGGACAGTTCATTGATAACAAAAAAGCTTCAGAGAAGCTTTTGGGCTCCTTGGATTTAGACCATAACCAGTACAAACTGGGGCACACCAAA GTGTTCTTCAAAGCTGGACTGCTTGGTCTGCTGGAGGAAATGCGTGATGACCGCTTATCTCTAATTATCACTAGGATCCAGGCAAGGTCACGAGGTGTTCTAGCAAGAATTGAATTCCAGAAGATTGTAGAACGCAG GGATGCATTACTTGTGATCCAGTGGAACATCCGTGCTTTTATGGGGGTCAAGAATTGGCCATGGATGAAGATGTTCTTTAAGATTAAACCTCTTTTGAGATCGGCAGAGACTGAGAAGGAAATGGCCAATATGAAGGAAGAGTTTGGCAAACTTAAAGAGGCTTACGCAAAATCTGAGGCCCGCAGGAAGGAACTTGAAGAAAAAACGGTCACTCTTCTTCAAGAGAAGAATGATCTGCAGCTCCAAGTTCAATCT GAGCAAGATAATCTTTGTGATGCTGAAGAAAGATGTGAGGGGCTGATCAAAAACAAGATTCAGCTGGAGGCAAAAGCCAAAGAGTTGACAGAAAGactggaggatgaggaggagatgaATGCTGAACTGACTGCTAAGAAGAGGAAGCTGGAGGATGAGTGCTCTGAGCTTAAGAAAGACATTGATGACTTAGAGTTAACTCTGGCTAAAGTGGAGAAAGAGAAGCACGCCACAGAGAACAAG GTGAAGAACCTGGTCGAAGAGATGGCTGCTCTGGATGAAATCATAGCTAAGTTgaccaaagaaaagaaagcctTACAGGAAGCACATCAGCAAACACTGGATGATCTCCAGAGTGAAGAAGACAAAGTCAACACTCTTACTAAGGCCAAGACTAAGTTGGAGCAACAAGTGGATGAT CTTGAAGGCTCCCTTGAGCAAGAGAAGAAAGTGCGTATGGACCTTGAGAGAGCAAAACGGAAGCTTGAGGGAGACCTAAAGTTAGCTCTAGAGAGTGTGATGGACTTGGAAAATGACAAGCAGCAACTCGAAGAGAGACTGAAAAA GAAAGATTTTGAAATCAGCCAACTCAATGGGAAAATTGAAGACGAACAAGCAATGAGTGCTCAGCtccaaaaaaaattgaaggAGTTACAG GCCCGCATTGAGGAGCTGGAAGAAGAGCTTGAGGCAGAGCGAGCTGCCCGAGCCAAAGTggagaaacagagagcagaCTTGGCCAGAGAGCTGGAGGAGATCAGTgagaggctggaggaggctggTGGAGCAACATCTGCCCAGATTGAAATGAATAAGAAGAGGGAGGCTGATTTCCTGAAACTCCGCAGAGACCTTGAAGAGGCCACTTTGCAGCATGAAGCCACTGCTGCCACACTCAGGAAGAAACAAGCTGACAGTGTGGCTGACTTGGGAGAGCAGATTGATAACCTGCAGAGAGTCAAGCAGAAactggagaaggagaagagcgAGCTCAGACTGGAGCTGGATGATGTGGTCTCCAATATGGAAAATATTGTGAAGGCTAAG aataatTTGGAGAAAATGTGCAGGTCTCTGGAAGACCAGATGaatgaatacaaaacaaaggCAGAAGAGGGACAGCGTACTATCAATGACTTCACCATGCAGAAAGCAAAGCTTCAAACTGAGAATG GTGAATTTGTAAGGCGGCTTGAGGAAAAGGATTCCTTGGTGTCCCAACTTACCAGAGGAAAACAGTCCTATACTCAACAAATTGAAGACCTTAAAAGACAACTAGAAGAGGAAGTCAAG GCCAAGAATGCTTTAGCCCATGCAGTGCAGTCTGCTCGACATGACTGTGACCTTCTCAGGGAGCAGTatgaggaggagcaggaggccaAGGGTGAATTGCAGCGCAACATGTCCAAGGCCAACTCTGAAGTGGCTCAGTGGAGAACCAAGTACGAAACTGATGCTATCCAGAGAACTGAGGAACTGGAGGAGGCCAA gaaaaagcTGGCTCAGCGTCTGCAGGATGCTGAGGAGGCTGTGGAAGCAGTGAATGCTAAATGCTCATCTCTGGAGAAGACCAAACACAGGCTGCAGAATGAGATTGAAGATCTCATGGTGGATGTGGAGAGGtctaatgctgctgctgctgttctggACAAGAAGCAAAGAAACTTTGATAAG GTCTTGGCAGAATGGAAACAGAAGTATGAAGAGTCTCAAACAGAGCTGGAGAGCTCTCAGAAGGAAGCCAGGTCTCTAAGCACTGAGCTCTTCAAACTGAAGAACTCTTATGAAGAATCTCTTGAACATCTGGAGACCATGAAGAGAGAGAATAAGAATCTACAGg ATGAAATATCTGACCTCACTGAGCAAATTGGTGAGAATGGAAAAAGTATCCATGAGCTTGAGAAGATTCGAAAACAGTTAGAACAAGAGAAGTCTGACATACAAACAGCTCTGGAGGAAGCAGAG GCATCACTGGAACATGAGGAAGGGAAGATTCTAAGAGCCCAGCTTGAGTTCAACCAGATTAAGGCTGATCTTGACCGCAAGTTGGCCGAGAAAGATGAAGAGATGGAGCAAGCAAAGAGAAATCAACAGCGAATTGTGGATACTCTTCAGAGCTCCCTTGATGCTGAGACCCGCAGCAGGAATGAGGCTCTCCGtttaaagaagaagatggagggagaccTCAATGAGATGGAGATCCAGCTAAGCCAGGCCAACAGGCAAGCAGCTGAGGCCCAGAAACAACTTAAATCTGTTAATGCACATCTGAAG GACCTTCAGCTCCAGCTTGATGATGCTCTTAGGGCCAATGATGATCTAAAGGAAAACAATGCCATAGTTGAGAGACGCAACAACCTTCTTCAGGCTGAAGTGGAGGAGCTCAGGTCTGCTCTGGAGCAAACTGAGAGAGGTCGCAAGCTTGCTGAGCAAGAGCTGCTGGATGTGAGTGAAAGGGTGCAGCTCCTACACTCACAG AACACCAGCCTGATAAATCAcaagaagaagctggaggccGATACATCCCAGCTTCAGGCAGAAGTAGAAGATGCTGTGCAAGAGTGCCGAAATGTTGAAGAGAAAGCCAAGAAGGCCATTACAGATGCTGCCATGATGGCAGAGGAGCTGAAGAAAGAGCAGGACACCAGTGCTCACCTGGAGCGTATGAAGAAGAACATGGAGCAAACCATCAAAGACCTGCAGCACCGTCTGGATGAAGCTGAACAGATCGCCATGAAGGGAGGCAAGAAGCAGGTGCAGAAGCTAGAGGCCAGG GTCAGGGAACTTGAAAATGAGGTGGAAAGTGAACAGAAAAAAGCCAGTGATGCTGTTAAGGGAGTAAAAAAGTATGAAAGACGTATCAAGGAGCTTTCCTATCAG ACAGAAGAAGACCGTAAAAATCTAGCTCGTCTTCAAGATTTGGTGGACAAGCTGCAGCTTAAGGTGAAATCCTATAAGAAGGCTTCTGAAGATGCC GAGGAACAGAGCAACAGTTATCTTACCAAGTTTCGTAAGCTTCAACATGAGTTTGATGAAGCAGAAGAAAGAGCTGACATCGCTGAGTCTCAGGTCAACAAGCTACGTGCCAAGACCAGAGATGTGGGGTCAAAA AGAGGACTTGAAGAGTGA